In the genome of Carnobacterium viridans, one region contains:
- a CDS encoding N-acetylmannosamine-6-phosphate 2-epimerase — MNMLDKVKSELIVSCQALDHEPLHSSYIMGRMAVAAEEGGAKGIRSNSKEDIIEIKKNTELPVIGIVKRDYDDSEVFITATMKEIDELAESKCDMIALDATSRVRPNGETLESFVQAIHAKYPSILLMADTATIDEAIEAERLGFDCVSTTLMGYTKESQGDNIADNDFERLKIILASVKVPVIAEGHIDTPEKAKRCKELGVHSIVVGSAITRPQLITAEFVGKMKEVK; from the coding sequence ATGAATATGTTAGATAAAGTAAAATCAGAATTAATTGTTTCTTGCCAAGCATTAGACCATGAACCATTGCATAGCTCATATATTATGGGAAGAATGGCAGTCGCTGCTGAAGAAGGCGGAGCAAAAGGAATTCGTTCAAATTCAAAAGAAGATATTATTGAAATTAAGAAAAATACTGAGTTGCCAGTTATCGGAATTGTAAAAAGAGATTATGACGATTCAGAAGTTTTTATTACGGCAACGATGAAAGAAATCGATGAATTAGCTGAATCTAAATGCGATATGATAGCATTAGATGCTACAAGTCGTGTTAGACCAAATGGCGAAACACTAGAATCATTTGTTCAAGCTATTCATGCGAAATATCCGTCAATTTTATTAATGGCTGATACAGCAACTATTGATGAAGCGATTGAAGCAGAACGATTAGGCTTTGATTGTGTCTCTACTACCTTAATGGGCTATACGAAAGAATCACAAGGTGACAATATTGCGGATAATGATTTTGAACGTTTAAAAATTATTTTAGCATCCGTGAAAGTTCCTGTCATTGCTGAAGGCCACATAGACACACCTGAGAAAGCAAAGAGATGTAAAGAGCTTGGTGTTCATTCTATCGTAGTAGGAAGTGCAATCACTCGTCCTCAGTTGATTACGGCTGAATTTGTTGGGAAAATGAAAGAAGTAAAGTAA
- the ptsG gene encoding glucose-specific PTS transporter subunit IIBC yields the protein MKTFFEKAQQFGKSFMLPIAILPAAGLLLGIGGSLSNPNTVNAYPVLDVAWLQAIFTIMSSAGNIVFSNLPVIFAIGVAIGLAKSDKGTAALAALIGYLVMHSTINAILTITGLLAVDNLAAVGQGSTLGIQTLETGVFGGIIVGILASYLHNRFNKIELPTYLGFFGGSRFVPIITSFSAIILGTIMYFIWPVFQGLITNVGDVVNATGYLGTFLYGFILRMLGPVGLHHIFYLPFWQTAVGGTMEIGGELVQGTQNIFFAQLADPATQEFFSGTARFMSGRFITMMFGLVGAAFAIYRTAKPENKKVVGGLMLSAALTSFLTGITEPLEFSFLFIAPALYVVHAVFDGLAFMLAHIFEITIGQTFSGGFIDFILFGVLQGNERTNWIMVVVIGVVWFFLYYFTFTFLIKKFNFQTPGRTDKVEVAGNKTKVEGRALDIINGLGGEENLVNVDNCATRLRVTVKDETLVNEELLKETGSQGLIKRGNGIQVVYGPQVSVIKNEIEEMLGDE from the coding sequence ATGAAAACGTTTTTTGAGAAAGCACAACAATTTGGAAAATCCTTTATGCTGCCAATCGCAATTTTACCTGCTGCAGGATTACTTTTAGGAATTGGAGGATCATTATCTAATCCCAATACAGTTAATGCTTATCCCGTTCTAGATGTAGCTTGGTTACAAGCTATCTTTACTATTATGAGTAGTGCTGGAAATATTGTTTTTAGTAATTTACCGGTTATATTTGCGATAGGAGTAGCCATCGGTTTAGCAAAATCAGACAAAGGAACAGCAGCATTAGCAGCGTTGATTGGCTACTTGGTCATGCACTCAACAATAAATGCTATTTTGACTATTACTGGATTATTAGCTGTAGATAATCTTGCTGCTGTTGGTCAAGGAAGTACATTAGGTATTCAAACACTTGAAACAGGAGTATTTGGTGGGATTATTGTTGGGATTTTAGCAAGTTATTTACACAATCGCTTTAACAAAATTGAATTACCCACTTATCTTGGATTCTTTGGTGGTTCACGTTTTGTTCCAATCATTACGTCATTCTCAGCAATTATTTTAGGAACTATTATGTACTTTATCTGGCCTGTATTCCAAGGGCTGATTACAAATGTAGGAGATGTGGTTAATGCTACTGGTTACTTAGGCACATTCTTGTACGGATTTATCCTGCGTATGCTTGGACCTGTTGGATTGCATCATATTTTTTATCTTCCTTTTTGGCAAACAGCTGTGGGAGGAACAATGGAAATTGGTGGAGAACTTGTTCAAGGAACACAAAATATTTTCTTTGCACAATTAGCTGATCCAGCAACACAAGAATTCTTTAGCGGAACAGCACGTTTTATGTCAGGACGTTTTATCACGATGATGTTTGGTTTAGTTGGTGCTGCATTTGCCATCTATAGAACAGCAAAACCAGAAAATAAAAAAGTAGTTGGAGGGTTGATGTTGTCAGCTGCTTTAACATCTTTTTTAACAGGAATCACAGAACCGCTTGAATTTTCATTTTTATTTATAGCACCTGCATTATATGTTGTGCATGCTGTATTCGACGGTCTTGCATTCATGTTAGCGCATATCTTTGAAATCACAATTGGACAAACTTTCTCAGGTGGATTTATTGACTTTATCTTATTCGGAGTCTTGCAAGGAAATGAACGAACAAACTGGATCATGGTTGTAGTTATTGGAGTAGTTTGGTTCTTCTTATATTACTTTACATTTACATTCCTAATTAAAAAATTCAACTTCCAAACACCTGGTAGAACAGATAAAGTAGAAGTGGCTGGCAACAAAACTAAAGTAGAAGGTCGTGCACTAGATATTATTAATGGTCTGGGTGGCGAAGAAAACTTAGTGAATGTTGACAACTGTGCAACAAGATTACGTGTTACAGTTAAAGACGAGACGTTAGTTAATGAAGAACTATTAAAAGAAACTGGAAGCCAAGGACTGATCAAAAGAGGAAATGGAATTCAGGTCGTCTATGGTCCACAAGTATCAGTTATAAAAAATGAAATCGAAGAAATGTTAGGAGACGAATAA
- a CDS encoding peptide ABC transporter substrate-binding protein: MNTKKQTSQLIVFALLIFLSACGSNEKSNEQNESSEAVLASEQVMHLTVESELATTDSVLVAENITFAGVNQFIEGLYRLDENNEPIPALAESEEISEDGLTYTFHLRDDAKWSNGEPVTAHDFVFSWRRNVDPTSGAAYAYLFEDIKNASDIMTEQLPLEELGVKALDETTLEVTLETPIAYFPSLMSFVSFFPQNEAFVRNAGDQYGTSSETTLTNGPFLLSDWDSGLDESWNYEKNPAYWDAENIHLTKITNQVIKDVSTGVNLFEKGDVDNALLSGEYAKQFQKDPSYTVEYFSRTNYLEVNQSDNPYLKNETFRKALALAINREELTSVILNNGSLPITGLVPDHFVKNPESGTEFAEEAGDFYTYDLPKAQMLVEEAKAELGVDTIELELLGDDDETSKRVMEYLQGELQNNLEGVNITLLNVPFSARLAKAAAGDFDLISSGWSGYVSDPMIMLDVLYSTSSYNNGGYSNAEVDQLIDDAKGIHANKANLRWTDMLKAHQIALDDVALIPLYQKGEAMLRNPKIKNININSVGARYSYKDAYIID; the protein is encoded by the coding sequence ATGAATACAAAGAAACAAACATCCCAATTGATAGTTTTTGCCTTACTCATTTTTTTAAGTGCTTGCGGATCAAACGAAAAATCTAATGAACAGAATGAATCGTCAGAGGCTGTCCTTGCTTCTGAACAAGTCATGCACTTAACTGTAGAGAGTGAATTAGCAACAACAGACAGTGTTCTAGTTGCTGAAAATATTACTTTTGCTGGCGTTAATCAGTTTATTGAGGGACTCTATCGATTAGATGAAAATAATGAGCCAATCCCTGCCTTAGCTGAAAGTGAAGAGATTTCAGAAGATGGATTAACCTATACCTTCCATTTAAGAGACGATGCTAAATGGTCAAATGGCGAACCCGTTACCGCACATGACTTTGTATTTTCGTGGCGTCGAAATGTTGACCCCACTTCTGGTGCAGCTTATGCGTACTTATTTGAAGATATAAAGAATGCTTCTGACATCATGACAGAACAACTTCCGCTTGAAGAACTTGGAGTTAAAGCTTTGGATGAGACAACTTTAGAGGTCACACTTGAAACCCCTATTGCTTACTTCCCTTCTCTTATGTCATTTGTGTCGTTTTTTCCACAAAATGAAGCATTTGTAAGAAATGCTGGTGATCAATATGGCACTAGTAGCGAAACAACTTTAACCAACGGTCCTTTCTTACTATCTGATTGGGATAGTGGATTGGATGAAAGCTGGAATTATGAAAAAAATCCAGCTTATTGGGATGCAGAAAATATTCATTTAACTAAAATTACGAATCAAGTAATCAAAGATGTGTCCACTGGCGTAAACTTATTTGAAAAAGGTGATGTTGATAATGCGTTATTGTCTGGTGAATACGCTAAACAATTTCAAAAAGATCCTAGTTACACAGTTGAGTACTTTTCAAGAACTAATTACCTAGAAGTCAATCAATCGGACAACCCCTATTTAAAAAATGAAACCTTCAGAAAAGCACTAGCACTAGCTATCAACCGTGAAGAACTGACTTCAGTCATCTTAAATAATGGTTCTTTACCCATCACTGGATTGGTTCCAGATCACTTTGTTAAAAATCCAGAATCAGGTACTGAATTTGCTGAAGAAGCCGGAGATTTTTATACTTATGACCTGCCCAAAGCACAAATGTTAGTAGAAGAAGCAAAAGCTGAGCTTGGAGTAGATACGATTGAATTAGAATTACTCGGGGATGATGATGAAACAAGCAAGCGAGTTATGGAGTATCTACAAGGAGAATTACAAAATAATTTAGAAGGTGTAAACATCACCCTCCTAAATGTTCCCTTCAGTGCTAGACTAGCTAAAGCTGCGGCAGGTGATTTTGATTTGATTTCATCTGGTTGGAGCGGATATGTTTCAGATCCAATGATCATGTTAGACGTATTGTATAGCACGTCTTCTTATAACAATGGAGGCTATTCAAACGCAGAAGTGGATCAATTAATTGATGATGCTAAAGGAATTCATGCAAATAAGGCTAATTTAAGATGGACTGACATGTTGAAAGCTCATCAAATTGCTTTAGATGATGTGGCACTTATTCCCTTATATCAAAAAGGTGAAGCCATGTTGCGAAATCCCAAAATCAAAAATATCAACATTAATTCAGTAGGCGCTAGATACAGCTATAAAGATGCGTATATTATCGACTAA
- a CDS encoding dipeptidase, whose protein sequence is MNSIDMHCDVLYKMQVNKGSLDFKDSNQLEVNLKRLKEGKVKVQAFAIFIEPSLPSDQQFAAVLEQIAFYQNDVLGKHPEVKQIKKWSDIHELKENEIGSFLTLEGVSSIGNDMDKLEYLLDAGILSVGLTWNPANLAADGVGEPRGGGLTTFGFEIVKRLNERKVFTDVSHLSVQGFWDVMKHAQYPIATHSNVLSLCSHVRNLNDDQIKAMVERDAMIHVIFNPTFTIEDGENNLVTIADLIPHVERLVELGAVNNIGFGSDFDGISTYIEGLSHAGETQNFIQALLERFTEEEVQGFASKNFLNHLPK, encoded by the coding sequence TTGAATAGTATTGATATGCATTGTGATGTTCTTTATAAGATGCAAGTGAACAAAGGTAGCTTAGATTTTAAAGATTCAAATCAATTAGAAGTCAATCTTAAACGTTTGAAAGAAGGAAAGGTTAAAGTACAGGCTTTTGCTATTTTTATCGAACCCAGTTTGCCATCGGATCAGCAATTTGCAGCGGTTTTAGAACAAATTGCATTTTATCAAAATGACGTACTTGGTAAACATCCTGAAGTAAAACAAATAAAAAAATGGTCGGATATTCATGAGTTGAAAGAGAATGAAATAGGATCATTTCTTACTCTTGAGGGTGTATCTTCTATTGGCAATGATATGGATAAGTTAGAGTATTTGTTGGATGCTGGAATACTATCAGTAGGATTGACTTGGAATCCAGCTAATCTTGCAGCTGATGGAGTTGGAGAACCAAGAGGCGGTGGATTAACAACATTTGGCTTTGAAATCGTCAAACGCTTGAATGAGCGAAAAGTCTTCACTGATGTTTCTCATTTAAGTGTTCAAGGATTTTGGGATGTCATGAAGCATGCGCAATATCCTATTGCTACTCATTCGAATGTGTTATCTTTATGTAGTCATGTGCGAAATTTAAATGATGATCAGATCAAAGCAATGGTTGAACGCGATGCCATGATTCATGTTATTTTTAATCCAACATTTACGATTGAAGATGGAGAAAACAATCTAGTAACAATAGCAGATTTGATTCCTCATGTTGAACGGTTGGTGGAATTAGGCGCCGTTAATAATATTGGTTTTGGGTCAGATTTTGATGGCATCAGTACGTATATTGAAGGATTGTCGCATGCGGGAGAAACTCAAAATTTTATACAAGCTTTACTTGAAAGATTTACTGAAGAAGAAGTTCAGGGGTTTGCTTCTAAAAACTTCTTGAATCACTTACCAAAATAA
- a CDS encoding MFS transporter: MRAVEIGKERFKYTKIEKSWILQDWANSAYSIMITTAVFPLFFKAVSEGAGVSAVNSTAYLGYANAIGTLAVSLLAPILGAIADYKGYRNPMFSLATGLGIIATFSFAFIPDENWLLLLIIYAVSSIGFGAANIFYDASLIDSTTLNRMDRVSSAGYGWGYIGSSIPFVIFIFFQLTQILPISQIALIKGGFAATALWWFIFTIPYWKNVEQKTYIKKQPHVVKNSFLRLWETIRNIRQYRNVFLFLIAYFFYIDGVGTIFKMATAIGADVGLMANDLIVVMLICQFVAFPFSILYGVLAGRFGNKKMIYVGIVTYTFICIFALSLDSLLTFIILAVLVGTAQGGVQSISRSLFGQLIPKENANEFFGFYNIFGKFAAVVGPFLVGIISQVTGNSLNGVFALIVLFVIGGAVLYFVEEPIRKIN, translated from the coding sequence GTGAGAGCAGTGGAAATAGGAAAAGAACGGTTTAAATACACAAAAATAGAAAAAAGTTGGATTTTACAAGATTGGGCTAACTCAGCCTATTCGATTATGATTACTACAGCTGTTTTTCCGTTGTTCTTCAAAGCAGTTTCTGAAGGAGCGGGTGTGAGTGCGGTAAATTCAACTGCTTATTTGGGGTATGCTAATGCAATTGGAACTTTAGCCGTTTCGCTGTTAGCGCCTATATTAGGTGCAATTGCTGATTATAAAGGTTACCGAAATCCAATGTTTTCTTTAGCTACAGGATTGGGTATTATTGCGACGTTTAGTTTTGCATTTATTCCAGATGAGAACTGGTTGTTATTATTGATTATTTACGCGGTATCTTCGATTGGCTTTGGTGCAGCCAACATTTTTTACGATGCATCTTTAATTGATTCTACAACCTTAAATCGAATGGATCGTGTTTCTAGTGCAGGATACGGATGGGGTTACATTGGCAGTTCCATTCCATTTGTTATTTTTATTTTCTTTCAATTAACCCAAATTCTTCCTATTTCACAAATTGCTCTTATCAAAGGTGGATTTGCAGCAACGGCTCTTTGGTGGTTTATATTTACCATTCCTTATTGGAAAAATGTCGAACAAAAAACGTATATAAAAAAACAACCACATGTTGTTAAAAATAGTTTTTTGAGATTGTGGGAGACGATTAGGAATATCCGTCAGTATCGTAACGTTTTTTTATTTTTAATTGCTTATTTTTTCTATATTGATGGAGTAGGAACTATTTTTAAAATGGCAACTGCTATCGGAGCGGACGTCGGACTAATGGCCAATGATTTGATTGTGGTGATGCTAATCTGTCAATTTGTAGCATTCCCGTTTTCTATTTTATATGGAGTATTAGCAGGTAGATTCGGCAATAAAAAAATGATTTATGTAGGAATAGTTACCTATACGTTTATTTGTATTTTTGCGTTATCGCTAGATTCTTTATTAACGTTTATTATATTAGCCGTTCTTGTAGGAACAGCACAAGGTGGAGTTCAATCGATTAGCCGTTCTTTATTTGGTCAATTAATTCCTAAAGAAAACGCAAATGAATTCTTTGGTTTTTATAATATTTTCGGAAAATTTGCAGCAGTTGTCGGACCTTTTTTAGTTGGAATCATTTCTCAAGTAACGGGGAATTCTTTAAATGGGGTATTCGCATTGATCGTTCTCTTTGTTATTGGAGGGGCAGTTCTTTATTTTGTAGAAGAACCTATTCGTAAAATAAATTAA
- a CDS encoding alkaline phosphatase family protein encodes MKKQRLYMISLDAFGAKDLEYAQTLPTFKYLLDRSARVEKVETVYPSLTYMAHTSIVTGVYPNKHGITNNTYVQPKRESPDWHWYAKDIKVPTLFDIAHEAGYTIASFLWPVTGRNKAIKYNLTEIFANRPWQSQALISLWSSSPKFVLDLERKFGKMRKGIQQPELDHFLTAGIVDTIHSKNPDLMAIHLVDLDSTRHHFGVDSQEAKAAIRRMDDHLNQIITAMKEKGIFEETVLALFGDHYQLDTHTVVRLNQLFKAQGWLKETKDGLIQEWDVLAKGADGSCYIYTKPEVDLAEVHQLLAQHSEQIETIYTQEEAARLGADETCSFLVEAKKGYYFISDSNGSFLEEIKSTKETPFHKGTHGYSPKKENYETTLFISGPSINADARIPVARLIDEGPTFLHAMGLKFPQAVDGKVLKGLFN; translated from the coding sequence ATGAAGAAACAACGTCTATACATGATTTCTTTAGATGCTTTTGGTGCAAAAGATTTAGAATATGCCCAAACGCTTCCAACATTTAAGTATTTATTGGATCGAAGTGCAAGAGTTGAAAAAGTAGAAACGGTTTACCCATCTTTAACCTATATGGCTCATACATCAATTGTTACGGGAGTATATCCTAATAAACACGGTATTACAAACAATACATATGTCCAACCAAAAAGAGAGTCACCGGATTGGCATTGGTATGCTAAAGATATCAAAGTTCCAACTTTATTTGATATCGCTCATGAAGCAGGATATACGATTGCTTCCTTTTTATGGCCGGTTACTGGACGAAACAAAGCCATAAAGTATAATTTAACTGAAATTTTCGCCAATCGTCCTTGGCAGTCACAAGCACTAATCTCGTTGTGGTCATCTTCACCAAAATTCGTTTTAGATTTAGAGCGTAAATTTGGAAAAATGCGTAAAGGTATTCAGCAACCAGAATTAGATCATTTTTTGACTGCTGGAATTGTAGACACGATTCACTCTAAAAACCCTGATTTAATGGCGATACATCTAGTTGATTTAGACAGTACAAGACATCATTTTGGTGTTGATTCTCAAGAAGCAAAGGCTGCTATTAGACGCATGGATGATCATTTGAATCAAATCATTACCGCTATGAAAGAAAAAGGTATCTTTGAAGAAACCGTGTTAGCTCTATTTGGTGATCACTACCAATTAGACACGCACACTGTGGTTAGGCTAAATCAATTGTTCAAAGCACAGGGCTGGCTAAAAGAAACTAAAGATGGGCTGATCCAAGAGTGGGATGTTTTAGCTAAGGGAGCAGATGGTTCTTGTTATATTTATACAAAACCGGAAGTAGACCTAGCTGAAGTACACCAACTTTTAGCACAGCATTCGGAACAAATCGAAACGATTTATACTCAAGAAGAAGCCGCTCGTTTAGGAGCAGATGAGACGTGCAGTTTTTTAGTTGAAGCAAAAAAAGGGTATTATTTTATTAGCGATAGCAACGGTTCGTTTTTAGAAGAAATTAAATCCACTAAAGAAACTCCTTTTCATAAAGGAACACATGGGTATAGCCCCAAAAAAGAAAACTACGAAACCACATTATTTATTTCTGGACCAAGTATAAATGCGGATGCACGAATACCTGTAGCTCGTTTAATTGATGAAGGACCAACTTTTTTGCATGCAATGGGGTTGAAATTTCCACAGGCTGTTGATGGAAAGGTTTTAAAGGGATTATTTAATTAG